The following are from one region of the Nostoc cf. commune SO-36 genome:
- a CDS encoding bluetail domain-containing putative surface protein: protein MTSTTTYTYDIDGKVISERTDNNGDRIIDSVITYRYDQTSINYDNNGDGIPDYVSTYTYDAKGNKTSETHYNYSNGKIDYVYSYSYDAKGNLTSESRDVKDDDAGLPSYVYSYSYDAKGNLTFESRDDNGDGKVDYVSTYTYDAKGNKTSVSSDSNGDGKVDSVYSYTYDAKGNLTSDSPDSNGDGKVDYVYSYTYDAKGNLTSVSYDEKADGKVDSVKTSTYDAKGNLTSDSRDYNGDGIPDYVYSYTYDAKGNRTSETRYNNSDGRLDYVSTFTYDVKGNRTSDSRDENGDGILDYVETYTYDDNGNRTSISYDDKADGKVDRVETSTYDAKGNQTSRSRDDNGDGKVDYVETYTYDANGKFASLRADSQGDGKVDYVEISTYDAKDNLTHFSRDYQADGILDYVYTSTFDAKGNRTSLRIDYNGDGKLDEVQTSTSERASASYDFNNDGVIDAVGIYSYDFNGKLTSQKIDNNDDGIFDEVTAYSYDANGKQTAQVADKNNDGIPDEITTFNYDRNGKLISADIDNNSDGITDAVATYLYDTNGQLTSKTTKDGNVPNITLNGGNGADELSGKAGNDQISGNNGNDKLLGLAGNDKLVGGNGNDILNGGAGRDILTGGSGADKFVFNSLSDSLLSSFDKITDLNISQDKIDGLYAVSAANLVQLGTVASLNLFDVQQILTATAFVAKGAATFTLGTGNKGQTFLALNDNTNGFSALTDAVIEISGYKGSLNNLAVV from the coding sequence ATGACCTCAACCACAACTTACACTTACGATATCGATGGCAAAGTGATATCTGAGAGGACAGACAACAACGGTGATAGGATAATAGACTCAGTTATTACCTACCGCTATGATCAGACATCCATAAATTATGACAACAACGGCGACGGCATACCTGATTATGTCTCGACCTATACTTATGATGCCAAGGGCAACAAGACATCTGAAACCCATTACAACTACAGCAACGGCAAAATTGATTATGTCTACAGCTATAGTTATGATGCCAAGGGCAACCTGACATCCGAGAGTCGTGACGTCAAAGACGACGACGCCGGCTTACCGAGTTATGTCTACAGCTATAGTTATGATGCCAAGGGCAACCTGACATTCGAGAGCCGTGACGACAACGGCGACGGCAAAGTTGATTATGTCTCCACCTATACTTATGATGCCAAGGGCAACAAGACATCAGTGAGCTCTGACAGCAACGGTGACGGCAAAGTTGATTCTGTCTATAGCTATACTTATGATGCCAAGGGCAACCTGACATCCGATAGCCCTGACAGCAACGGCGACGGCAAAGTTGATTATGTCTATAGCTATACTTATGATGCCAAGGGCAACCTGACATCAGTGAGCTATGACGAAAAGGCCGACGGTAAAGTTGATTCTGTCAAAACCTCTACTTATGATGCTAAGGGCAACCTGACATCCGATAGCCGTGACTACAACGGCGACGGCATACCGGATTATGTCTACAGCTATACTTATGATGCCAAGGGCAACAGGACATCTGAAACCCGTTACAACAACAGCGACGGCAGACTGGATTATGTCTCCACCTTTACTTATGATGTCAAGGGCAACCGGACATCCGATAGCCGTGACGAGAACGGAGACGGCATACTGGATTATGTCGAAACCTATACTTATGATGACAATGGCAACAGGACATCCATAAGTTATGACGACAAGGCCGACGGCAAAGTTGATAGAGTCGAAACCTCTACTTATGATGCCAAGGGCAACCAGACATCCCGGAGCCGTGACGACAACGGAGACGGCAAAGTTGATTATGTCGAAACCTATACTTATGATGCCAATGGCAAGTTTGCATCCTTGAGGGCAGACTCCCAAGGAGACGGCAAAGTTGATTATGTCGAAATCTCTACTTATGATGCCAAGGACAACCTGACACACTTTAGCCGTGACTACCAAGCAGACGGCATACTGGATTATGTCTACACCTCTACTTTTGATGCCAAGGGCAACAGGACATCCTTGAGGATAGACTACAACGGCGACGGCAAACTTGATGAAGTCCAAACCTCTACTTCTGAACGCGCATCCGCCAGCTATGACTTCAACAATGATGGTGTAATTGATGCAGTTGGCATCTACAGCTACGATTTTAACGGCAAGCTGACATCACAAAAAATTGACAATAATGATGATGGCATCTTTGATGAAGTCACCGCTTATAGTTACGACGCTAACGGCAAACAGACTGCACAGGTAGCTGACAAAAATAATGATGGCATCCCTGATGAGATTACCACTTTCAACTACGATCGCAATGGCAAACTAATTTCCGCAGATATTGACAACAACAGTGATGGCATTACTGATGCAGTTGCCACTTATCTGTATGATACCAATGGTCAATTAACTAGCAAAACCACCAAAGACGGAAATGTGCCAAACATTACCTTAAACGGAGGTAACGGTGCAGATGAACTCAGTGGTAAAGCTGGTAACGATCAAATTTCCGGCAACAACGGCAACGATAAACTTCTTGGATTAGCCGGAAATGACAAACTAGTTGGTGGTAATGGTAATGACATCCTCAATGGTGGCGCTGGGCGTGATATTCTCACAGGCGGTTCTGGCGCTGATAAATTTGTGTTTAACAGTCTGAGTGATTCGCTGCTATCTAGCTTTGATAAAATAACTGACTTGAATATTTCTCAAGATAAAATTGATGGACTGTATGCAGTTAGCGCTGCTAATTTAGTTCAACTTGGCACTGTTGCGAGTCTAAATCTTTTCGATGTACAACAGATATTGACTGCAACTGCTTTTGTCGCTAAAGGTGCGGCAACTTTTACCCTTGGTACAGGTAATAAGGGGCAGACTTTTCTGGCACTCAACGATAATACTAATGGATTCTCTGCCCTTACGGATGCTGTGATTGAGATTAGTGGCTATAAAGGCAGCTTGAATAATTTAGCAGTTGTCTAA
- a CDS encoding MFS transporter: MESKNNSRAIFVLFLTVFIDLLGFGIILPILPLYAEQFGAKPNEATLLVAVYSLMQFLFAPLWGSFSDRYGRRPILLLTLFGSVIAYAGLGFANSLWILFIARSLAGIMAGNISTAQAYIADITTPINRARGMGMIGAAFGLGFILGPAIGGLLIGSDPDNANFHLPSLFAAGLSLLALLCALVLLPESLNSETKAKIQVHRHRQRRLNLLQLSQRPQFCVLVGIYFLVTFAVAAMDSTLALWSKQQLNWGPQQTSYLFAFMGIVSTIIQGGLIGFLKKELGEIKLLTLGILGLGLGLLLIGFSQSLILLLVATTLVAFGISVSQPILNSLISQMTAPEEQGQILGIASSCSALARIGGPTWAGASFMKFGSSAPFLSGFLVMLIALTLSLRVTKTASEAKTERVA, from the coding sequence ATGGAGAGTAAAAATAATAGCAGGGCTATATTCGTCTTATTTTTGACTGTATTTATAGACTTGCTCGGCTTCGGAATTATCTTGCCGATATTGCCTTTATATGCTGAACAATTCGGTGCAAAACCTAATGAAGCGACTCTACTTGTAGCTGTTTATTCTTTAATGCAGTTCTTATTTGCACCATTATGGGGCAGCTTTAGCGATCGCTACGGTCGCCGTCCAATTTTGTTACTCACTTTATTCGGTTCTGTAATTGCATACGCAGGCTTAGGCTTTGCCAACTCATTATGGATTTTATTTATTGCTCGTAGTCTTGCGGGTATTATGGCAGGGAATATTTCTACTGCTCAGGCGTACATAGCAGATATTACCACGCCAATTAATCGAGCCCGTGGTATGGGCATGATAGGAGCAGCCTTTGGTCTTGGTTTCATTCTTGGCCCAGCAATTGGCGGTCTTCTGATCGGGTCAGATCCAGACAACGCTAACTTTCATCTACCGTCGTTGTTCGCCGCCGGATTATCTTTATTGGCATTGCTTTGTGCTTTGGTGCTACTTCCAGAATCTCTAAATTCTGAGACTAAAGCCAAAATACAAGTTCATCGCCACCGTCAGCGACGGCTGAACTTGCTACAACTATCACAGCGTCCACAGTTTTGTGTGCTTGTTGGCATCTACTTTTTAGTAACCTTTGCTGTTGCGGCTATGGACTCTACATTGGCTTTATGGTCTAAGCAGCAATTAAACTGGGGCCCTCAACAAACTAGTTATCTTTTTGCCTTCATGGGGATTGTCAGCACAATCATTCAAGGAGGACTGATCGGATTCCTCAAGAAAGAATTGGGTGAAATCAAGTTACTGACTTTGGGGATATTAGGGTTAGGTTTGGGATTACTACTAATTGGATTCTCACAAAGCTTAATTTTATTGTTGGTCGCAACTACACTTGTGGCGTTTGGAATTAGTGTCAGCCAACCCATATTGAACAGCCTGATTTCCCAGATGACAGCCCCAGAAGAGCAAGGGCAAATATTAGGAATTGCCAGTTCTTGCTCTGCGTTGGCACGCATCGGTGGGCCAACGTGGGCAGGGGCTAGTTTTATGAAATTTGGCAGTTCTGCTCCTTTTCTGAGTGGATTTTTAGTAATGCTGATAGCTTTGACTCTTAGTTTGCGAGTGACTAAAACTGCATCTGAAGCAAAGACAGAACGTGTTGCCTGA
- a CDS encoding beta strand repeat-containing protein — protein sequence MSIIVGTPNNDFLLGTSDDDQISGRGGNDNISAGLGNDVIDGGDGNDTLAGDGGNDTFKGSQGNDSIDGGVGTDTADYSKLSQTITLSGVGIIDKGKLGTDTVFKVETVIADATVTNNTIDTSQSLSGVLTVADLEAETISALNVPDLGTLTFNVINFDNVIGTINNDSIKGDGQNNQLSGLDGDDLIDGRGGNDLIDGGAGSDALFGGAGDDTFKGGQGNDSIDGGDGTDTADYSKLGKTITLLGVGTVIKADGLGQDQLLKVETVIADAKVSNNTIDASQSLSGVAAIADLQAQTISAINVPVLGTLTFNVVNFDNVIGTNEDDTVKGDGQNNQLTGLDGDDLIDGRDGNDLIDGGAGSDALFGGAGNDTFKGGQGNDNIDGGVGTDTADYSKLGKTIVLSEVGTVTKAGGLGQDQLLKVEKVIADASVANNTIDASESLAGVSITINLQSQTLTANNVPVLGTLPFTVVNFDNVIGTNEDDTIIGDNQSNKLIGNGGDDTFRGSRGNDSIDGGDGFDVADYSSLGRKITLSGVGSITKAGGFGTDTVFKVEKVIADSSVANNTIDASQSLLGVVAVADLEAQTISALNVPDLGMLTFNVVNFANVIGTINNDSINGDGRDNQLTGLAGDDLIDGRGGNDLIDGGQGNDNLFGGAGDDTFKGSRGNDSIDGGDGFDIADYGKLGKSITLSGVGKITKSGGFGTDTVFKVETVIADASVANNTIDSSQSVAGVSVIANLQEQTISAFNVPVLETITFNVLNFDNLIGTNASDNITGDSQDNRLEGRDGDDTISGGFGNDSIIGGLGKDTLIGGLGADKFIFNSFSEGIDTIKDYNFGQSDIIQVSKVGFGTTNSGDFFYDTSSGNLSFLGNQFAFLENLSSNVSIQLV from the coding sequence ATGTCCATTATTGTTGGTACTCCTAACAATGACTTTTTGTTGGGTACTAGTGATGACGATCAGATTTCTGGTCGTGGCGGCAATGACAATATCTCCGCCGGTCTTGGAAATGATGTCATTGATGGTGGGGATGGCAACGATACGTTAGCTGGCGATGGCGGCAATGATACCTTCAAAGGTAGTCAGGGCAACGACAGCATTGATGGTGGAGTTGGCACGGATACAGCAGACTACAGCAAACTAAGTCAAACCATTACCCTATCAGGTGTAGGGATAATTGATAAAGGTAAATTAGGCACAGATACAGTCTTTAAAGTAGAAACAGTTATTGCTGATGCTACTGTTACCAACAACACTATAGATACATCCCAATCTTTGTCTGGAGTGCTTACAGTTGCTGATCTAGAAGCCGAAACTATTTCTGCCCTCAATGTTCCTGATTTGGGGACATTGACATTTAATGTAATCAACTTCGATAACGTCATCGGCACAATTAACAACGACAGCATTAAGGGCGATGGACAAAATAATCAATTATCTGGTCTGGATGGGGATGACCTAATTGATGGTCGAGGTGGCAATGACCTGATTGATGGTGGTGCTGGTAGTGACGCATTGTTCGGTGGTGCAGGTGATGACACCTTTAAGGGTGGCCAGGGCAACGACAGCATTGATGGTGGAGATGGCACGGATACAGCAGACTATAGCAAACTAGGTAAAACCATTACCCTCTTAGGCGTAGGAACAGTTATCAAAGCCGATGGATTGGGGCAAGACCAACTATTGAAAGTAGAAACGGTAATTGCTGATGCAAAAGTTTCTAACAATACGATAGATGCGTCTCAATCTTTGTCTGGAGTAGCAGCGATCGCTGACTTGCAAGCCCAAACCATCTCTGCCATCAATGTTCCTGTTTTGGGAACATTAACATTTAACGTAGTCAACTTTGATAATGTCATCGGCACCAATGAAGATGACACCGTTAAAGGTGACGGCCAAAATAATCAATTAACTGGTCTGGATGGGGATGACCTAATTGATGGTCGAGATGGCAATGACCTGATTGATGGTGGCGCTGGTAGTGACGCATTGTTCGGTGGTGCAGGTAATGACACCTTTAAGGGTGGTCAAGGTAACGACAACATTGATGGTGGAGTTGGCACAGATACCGCAGACTATAGCAAACTAGGCAAAACGATCGTTCTCTCTGAAGTAGGGACAGTTACAAAAGCTGGTGGATTGGGGCAAGACCAACTCTTAAAAGTAGAAAAAGTTATTGCCGATGCTAGTGTTGCTAACAACACTATAGATGCTTCCGAATCTTTAGCTGGTGTATCGATCACCATTAACCTACAAAGCCAAACTTTGACAGCCAATAACGTTCCTGTTTTGGGAACATTGCCATTTACTGTAGTCAACTTTGATAATGTCATCGGCACCAATGAAGATGACACTATTATTGGTGATAATCAAAGTAATAAATTAATAGGTAATGGTGGCGATGACACATTTAGGGGAAGTCGAGGTAACGACAGCATTGATGGTGGAGATGGCTTTGATGTCGCAGACTACAGCAGCTTAGGTCGAAAAATAACTCTATCAGGTGTAGGATCAATTACTAAAGCTGGTGGTTTCGGAACAGACACAGTATTTAAAGTAGAAAAGGTAATTGCTGATAGCAGTGTCGCCAACAATACTATAGATGCTTCTCAATCTTTGCTTGGGGTCGTTGCCGTTGCTGATTTAGAAGCCCAAACTATCTCTGCCCTGAATGTTCCTGATTTGGGAATGTTGACATTTAATGTAGTCAACTTTGCCAATGTTATCGGCACAATTAACAATGACAGTATTAACGGTGACGGACGAGATAATCAATTAACTGGTCTTGCTGGTGATGACCTAATCGATGGTAGAGGTGGCAATGACCTGATAGACGGTGGACAAGGCAATGACAATTTGTTTGGTGGTGCAGGCGATGACACCTTCAAGGGCAGTCGAGGCAACGACAGCATTGATGGTGGAGATGGTTTTGATATCGCAGACTACGGTAAGCTAGGCAAAAGCATTACACTGTCAGGCGTAGGTAAAATCACCAAATCTGGCGGCTTCGGCACAGATACAGTCTTTAAAGTAGAAACAGTTATTGCTGATGCTAGTGTTGCTAATAACACTATAGATTCATCCCAATCTGTTGCTGGTGTGTCTGTCATCGCTAACTTACAGGAACAAACTATTTCTGCCTTTAACGTTCCTGTTCTGGAGACAATAACATTTAATGTACTTAACTTCGATAATCTCATTGGTACAAATGCAAGTGACAATATTACTGGCGATAGTCAAGATAACCGATTAGAAGGTAGAGATGGTGATGACACTATCTCTGGTGGTTTCGGTAATGACTCCATCATCGGTGGACTAGGTAAGGATACTCTTATCGGTGGACTAGGTGCAGATAAGTTTATTTTCAACAGTTTTAGCGAAGGTATTGACACCATCAAAGATTACAACTTTGGTCAAAGTGACATAATCCAAGTTTCTAAAGTAGGGTTTGGTACTACTAACAGTGGCGACTTTTTCTACGACACTTCTAGTGGTAACTTGTCTTTCTTAGGAAATCAATTCGCCTTCCTTGAAAACTTATCATCTAATGTAAGTATTCAGTTAGTCTAA